The window CGGCCAGGGCTGCTCGCGGCAGGACGCGGCGTTGCCGGTGTCATCCAGCCCGGCCGGGACACCGAGGGCTGTCCCCTGCACAGGGGAAGGGACGGACCCCCGTCCCCGAATCCCCCTGTGCCTGGGGGATGGCGTCACCGGGACAGCAGCCGCCAGACCCCctccccatctcctccccacTCCAGTTCTCACCAGACCCCGTGAGCCTCCTGGGATGTCCCCTGTGGGGACCGGAGCCACGGAGACCTCTAACCGGGAtgatggggctgggaggggaccTGCTGCATGGACACCCTTCATCCACAGGGAACACGAGCCCGTTGATAAATGCCAGGGCTTGGGGTGGGTTTTCCGCTTTCCAAACCCAAGCGCAGCAGCCGCCGCCACGTCTCAGCTGGCTGCGCGTCCCGGCCTGCCAGGGGCTGCTGGAAGGCTGAGAACGTGCTGCACTCATCGCACCCATGGGCTGGGACCCGCCAGAGCAGGCACACAGCCCCAAACCAGGGCTCAGGGGGAAGGGGGCGTTCAAGGAGCCTGTGGGCACACGGGCtccctgccagcagctctgcccacccCAGACAGGGAGAACCCCCCATTCCCACCACCCGACAGGTCCCTGCCCGCACCGCCTGGCCCGTGGTGTGGGGACGGACATCCTTCTCCTGCCGTGACGAGGCCACCTCCTTCATCAATACCTTTCCGTGGGGAAAGAAGAAGTAGATCCTGCTGGAGAAAACCACCCGCAAGCCCCCAGTTCTTGGCCCCTTGTGGGTTCTGCTCTCCCCCACAGGCTCCTGCCCAAGTGGGGACTCAGGGGAAAGGTGATGGATGATCTCCCTGGTCCCCACAACTGTTCCCAGGTGCCTGCACCTCCAGCCAGTTCTGCTCATGTCCAACCAACAGACACCaggagtaagaaaaaggaaaagcacctGGTTCTTCCCTGGGGGAGCGGGGTGCCCGCCAGCCCCTACCACTTCAGGAAGTCCCGCACGCGGCTCCACAGCTTGGTGATCCAGAGGTTGACCCCCAGGTCGGTCAGGTACTGGATTTCAGGCGTCAGCATCTTGCGGCACAGCTTCCGGTGCTTCTTGTTGATCTTCTTCTTCAGGTTGTAGCCCAGAATGGACTTCTCCCCCAGCGGCTGCCAGGGCTGCATGGAGGACTCCTGAATGGCACTGGCATCCACGGCATGTCCCCCATCGATGCAGATGCTTTTCATCTTCTCATTCTCCCGCCGCAGCTCGGCCACGTCCTTGGCCATCCGCTCCCTCCCGTAGGCCTCCACTTTACGCCAGAAGGTGGCATTAAAATAGTGGTAGAGCTTGGCGTCGATGAGGTTCCAGGAGGTGGCCTTCTCGTAGAGTTCCGGTGTCAGGTGGGAGACCGTGGAACCCTTGCGGGCGTTGAGCTTGAAGTAGAGAACATCctccagctgccagcacagcaggTCCTTCAGCAGCACCAGGGACTCGTCAAAGTACTCGAGCAACATGACGAGGTGGAACCGGCGATCTATCTCCTGGATGTGCTCCTCCACCAGCGGGCTGTTCGCGTTCATGTTGTTGTCGTAGCCCAGGTCGAAGAAGAGGAGGTTTTGGAGGTAGTGAGCGTTGAACCCGTTGGGGTCGTAGTAGTGCCAGGGGTCCCGAAGGAACTCGGCCAGCTTGTCCTCCCCTGTCAGCTTCCAGGTGAGGGGGATGACGCGCCCAAAGTAGTGGAAGGAGGACTCAAAGAGGTAGGCAGGGTCCCGCAGCACCGTCACGAAGGTGGTGTCTGCCGGCAGGAGCTTGCGCACCTCCTCATAGTGGAAGCGCATGTGGTTGCCGATGATGTTGAAGCAGGCGCCCGGCCGGTAGTGCTGCACCTGGCTGCGCTCAAAGTAGGAGGGGTAGTAGAAGTCATTGCGGCCGTTGGGGAAGGCAAATCTCAAGTGATGCTTCTCGCCGAAGCGGAAGAGGATGTTGAGGATGGTGCTGCTGGCTGTCTTGTGGGTCTTCATGAACATGATGTTCTGCTTGGGCAGGCAGCTCCGTCCCGAGGGGCTGCCCGAGCCGTTGGCTGCTGTCAGCACTCGGGCGGGGGCCGGgtaggaggagcaggaggaggggacGGGGAACCTGGTGGGGAGAAGAGACAGGACACCGTGGTGAGGGcagcttggccattgtcctgcCTGGAGGAGCTGGACATGGGGAGGGGTGCTCACACCAGGGGTGGGTCCTTGCCCCCAGAAGTCCCCTGGGCTCCCTGTTAGAAACAAGCTGGGCTTTGGGCAGAGCCCTCTTCACCCCCAGCCATGTGCCCAAAGGGACTGGGACACCCACCTGGCTGGAGCCCCTTGACAAGCAGAGCAAAGGCCACTGTCCCCATGAGTCCCCCAACATCAGCTGCACCTCTGAGCCACCTAACCGAGCTTGTCCACCCCCTGGACAACCCCAGCCACTACGGGTGTGCTGCTATGGGGGTCTTCATGATGGTCAgtgcccagcagctgctcagcacagcCCGAGCAGGGTGTCCCCATCGCTCCCCATGGGCACAGCCGTGGTGGCCCTAGAGCAGGTGACGCTGAGATGTGCATCAAGACAAGCTCCATGGCCATAGCTCCAGGCACCTGGAGGATCCAGCACCCCAGCTAAGAAGGAAATTCCAGCGCGTGGCCCTGCAGGCCCTTGGGGAGCACGGAGAATAACTTGTGTGTTATCTGAGATGCTCGAAGCAGGGAACAGAGACCACAGCATCGAGTGGCTTTGGATACCATTAATGAAGTCGGAAAGCTGATCCTTGATAACACACAAGTTATCATGTTGCTTATGAAACACCCGTGGGCGGATTAGTTATAAACCTGGTGACAGATTCACTGCTGGGAGGGACGGCCGGGAGCCGAGCCCTGCTGAGCGCGGGCTTCTGCTGTGGCAGGCAGCAGGAAGCTTTGAACCCACTGTGATCGTCACTGTGGCAGTGCTCTGATTGCTCTGGGAGGACAAGCCCTTGATAAAGAGCACCTGAAAAACTGCTCATGGCTCCTGGCTGCTGGGGAACGTCTCCTGTGacacttttccttctctcaggggacaccagggagcATGAAGCTGCAGTGGGCAGGTGGGCTCCTGCACCTCCTCATCTTCTCCATCACAGGGAGCTAAGCACCGGCTGCCATTTTGCAGTGGATACCCCTGGGgtgagcatccccagccccccagggaGTTGGGGTTCACCTTCCCTCCCAGCCAAGGGACAGGGCATGGTCTCCAACAGGAGCCTGTAGGAAGGGGACATCCTGATGTGAAGCCACCAGAGCCTGAAAAGTCCCAGCACCCTCGTTTGGGGGTGTCCGGTGTGAAACGGGGAGGCTGAGCTGCCAGGGGACACCCGGGGACCCCACACTCACTCTGTGACGCTGACTTGCAGCGGGGGGATGGCGTAGGAGTAGAGCAGCAGCATGAAGCTGGTCAGGAGGGTCCCCAGGATGAGCCCCTTGCACATGGACCTCCAGGGCTTCCCATGGTGCAGCATCCTGGTCACCTGTGCCCGGCGAGAGGAGAGGAGAACCATTAGCACTGGGGTGAGTAAACGAGGACCAGGGGAACTGTGTGACGCAAATGAGAGGCAAATAAGGCATAGGAACGTCCCAGGAAGCATCTCACTGGGCTTTTTGGTGCTGGCACTGCCAGGAGCGAGGTGAGCCAGTGCCAGGTGTGTCCCTGGCCACAGGCACAACGGATGTGTGGccaaagagcagcagctctgcccgccCTGCCCACCCTTTGCCCGCCTTGAGCGATACTGGGGTGCAAGCCaagggctgctggagcagccgtggggctgggcACGGGGGGAGGAAGGAGCTGTGCCATGGGGCAGCGCGGCTGCAGGGCGGGCACCTTCTGCCAGGCAGCAccggcagcccccagcaccGAAAAATCACCAACGTGGGCAGGAGCTTCCTAAGGGCGGCCAGGATCCCTTTTGCCAAGGAAATCTCCAGGCTGGACCAGGCGCCACATCAGCCGGGAATGTGCTGGTGCTGTGGCTTCATCCCCCGGGCACCCGCACCTCTGGGTGGCTcagggtggggacaggggcACAGAGACATGCTGGACAAAGAGGGTCCGGGGCAGGATGGCACCCACATGTGCAATGGCACATACATCCACCTGTGTGCGTGCACAATtgcacacacgcacacagcCAGCGGGCATGTGcgcacacacacatgtgcacgCACACATAGGGACACACACATCCGTGCACATCCAGGTGTGTGCACACACGGGCACGCTGACACACATCTGTGCAGGTTCACgcgtgtgcatgcacacacacacctctgTGCAGGTTCACACACCCACGTGCATGcacagggacacacacacactcatgtATGCACTCATGAATCCCCCCAAGGACACAGACAAGTGCATATACACACACTCACACCCCCTCTGCACACACAGGGATACAGacacatgtatacacacatCTGTACATCCTCCTGCGTGCCCATGTATGCACAATGACACAGATATACATGCATGTCTATGCGTGCTCATACATGCACACGCACACTCGTGCACATACACCCAGCCCCTCCACAGGCAGCCCCCTCCCTGTCCTTGCCCGCAGCCCCATTGCCCCCCCGTGCCCGCCTTCCCCAGTGCcactgtccccctgcagcccccgtgtcccccggcAGCACCTGCCCGGCCACCTGCCGCCGCCGCTCGCCGCAGGCCGGGGACGTGGGGGGCACCGGCAGCTCCGGCACTCCAGCCACCGCATTGCAGCAGGGCTGTCCTCTGCGGCAGGATGAGGGGACGCGCCACCCGTGACAGTGACACCCGCTGCCGGGGGCCGCGAGCAGAGCCCAGCGACCGGGATCACTCCCCGAGCTGAGGGCAGAGGCCcggctgcccccccagccctgcacccccatttagcggctgcaggagcagcatcTTCCCCCGAGCTCCCGCTCGCTCCGGCTGCCCCGGCACCGCTCTGGCTCCCTGGCATCCTCCAGCCCAGGCTGCCCGCGTCCCAAAAACACCCTAGAAATACCCCACCGCCCCCCCGTGCCTCCCGCCGCATCAACCCTCAGAGCGTCCCGTGCTCCAGCGGATAATCCAGAGATTAAATCCCGGCTGGGAGACCCGTGGTTTACATCCAGACACGTTTtagcccccctgacccccctgtAGCAAAGACTCTCCTGGATTTCTAAACTGAACCCCAAGCAGAGAAGTTACCCGGCCAGCGCGAGGGTGCCTGGGGCACGGTGAGCCcggggctgctgctccctcctgccttccccccTCTCTGGCCCCCCCGGTCACCTCCTGCTGCTGAGATTTCCAGCTCAATGAATAATGAATGGAAAATGCAACCGGAGCTCAGGGCTGCAGCCAGGTGCTGGGCACCGCTCGCCCAGCACCCAGCGCAGCAGCTGGGGATGCCGATGGGGGGGCACCTGGTGACACCCCACAACGTGCCCGGCgctccccctgccctgcaggctgcccaggccgggcagggctggctgcatCCAGCCTCTTCCCAGACGGTTTTTTGAGCCCCTGCCAAGCGCGGCAGGACCGGAGGGATACGGGGTGTGCGGGGTAACCACGGGGAGAGCAGGTGACTCCGACCCTACACCAAAATGGCAGCAGAGGGGGTTTCGCATGCCTGGGAACAGccagggtttggtttggtttcaagCCATGGCTGTGATTGTGCTGCAGTCGCCATCCGCAGCGCCAGTGTTGGCATCACCTGGAAAAGCCGCCGGCGAGAGCCTGGCAGTGCCGGAGGGGCCGCCTGCCCGCGCGGGCGCTGCCGGCCGGGGGCGAAGCTGCATCCCACTGCTCCACGCCGGCCTTGCTGCTGCGCCATGGGCACAGtgccagcactgaccctgccgaAGCGAGCGAGACCGCGCCATTAACCCACCTCTCAGCTCCTGGCGCGGCAGGGGACCCCGCCATCCCCCCGGCACCCGGCCCTGCGCCCCGGGATGGCGAGAGGATGTCTTGCTCCACCCTGGCTGGCTCCTGGGCTGTTTCTGCAAACAGGTCCCAACCCAGCTGCTCTATTGACTTTGCCTGGAGTGAGTGGCTTAATTATTAATAGCTCACCAGGAGAACTGCGGCAATCAAGACGTTTGTCCTGGGGCTCCCATTAGCGTGGGGCGGCCGTGGCGCCAGCCCTCAGCCTGCCGGTGCGAATTCCCAGCCGCAGGACACGGCCGCACCGGCCATTTCCCCACCGGCCACCCCGGGATGGCCCAGGCCACAGGGCCCCGCagccctgtccccgtgtcccagcAGATCCCCCGCGCCCTGGGGACATCCCCGAGCGCTCTTTTGGGGTTTCCCTGTGGGAGCTGTTTCCTTTATGGCCAGACCCCCATGGCTGCTGGGTGCGAGGCAcatccaccagctcctcctgccccaccagcctGCGGGCACGATCTGTTCTGCATGTGCCcagtttcacacacacaccaTCCTTCCTATGGCCCTGTCCCCCCCGCGCACCCCCCGTGGGTGCAAACACCTGCCCCCTCCAgcaccctgccccatagatctgCCCCCCCAAATGCCCTGAATCCCCCCAGAAATCACCTTTTCCTCTGTTTAAGCTGCTCTGGGCAAGCCGGCCCTGTCCTCTGCGGGGCTGGCACGGGGCAGGGGGGCCGGTGCTGCTCCGACATGGAACACGCTGGTCCCGGGCAGCTCCCCGCAAGCGCCGGCGTTTCCAAAGCCTCCCAGCAGCCACGGCCTCTACGGCATCACTGGACGCCCGACCGCGTGCCTCCGGCCTGGCAAAGGGAAGAACAGGGAGGAATGAGAGCGGCTGTGGTGCGATGTGGGGCTCGGCCGGGCACTGCCCGGCTCCCCGGGACGGCCGGGCCAGGCCCAGCTCCCGCTGCCACCCCGGGCACCCGTCTCCCCACCCactgctggcagcacagagggGCCATTCAGCCCCTGCCTGCCCGCTGCCTGCCAGCGCCCAGAACAACGGGGACATTTGTCTCCATCTGCGGCGACGGCCTCAACGGGGCCATTGTCACCATGGTCCCCGGCCCAGCCTCTCCGCTCCCCTGCACCGCCAGcccccagcctggcctggccccCCAGCCAGCACCCGCGGGGTGGGAGCAGGATGGTGGGTGACGATGGCTGTCCCTCGCAATGGCTGTCCCTCTGATGGCTGTCCCTTGTGATGGCTGTCCCTCACAATGGCTGTCCCTCGCGATGGCTGTCCCTCTGATGGCTGTCCCTCTAATGGCTGTCCCTTGCGATGGCTGTCCCTCACAATGGCTGTCCCTCTGATGGCTGTCCCTCACAACGGCTGTCCCTCTGATGGCTGTCCCTTGCGATGGCTGTCCCTCGGCGGTGGCATCAGCTCCTCTCTGCCCCATGGGGCCAGTTCTCATGAGCCACCGTCCTCCTCCTGTGGGCTCACGGCTCATGGCTGGGCTGTCGCACCGGGTGCCTGGGCTCACCTGGGGGTGGGAGCGctgtggggggcacagccccgcacCCCGACCTGGCCACCTGCTCCCCAGGCGTCCCAACAGTGTCTGCTGGCTCCTCTCCACCCTGCCCACAGCCGCCCCCCCTGCTGCTGCCATAGCCAAATGGCTTTTATGGCCCTAGCGGCAGCAATATCTGCGCTTCCCCACCCTCAGCACGATAATCACGGCACCACTGTGCTGTCACCggcctttttctgcttttcttacttaaaagtatataaaaggAACCGATAAGAAAGACGGGGagagacttttgagcagggcctgttgcgacaggacaaggggtgatggttttaaactaaaggagggagattcaggctggacatgaggaagaaattgttgtccctgagggtggtgagagcctggcccaggttggccagagaggtggtggatgaaccatccctggagacatcccaggccaggctggacggggctctgagcaacctgagctggtgaagatgtccctgctcatggcaggggggcactgggggagctggggagggctcTTCAACACAAatccttctgtgattctgtgat of the Columba livia isolate bColLiv1 breed racing homer chromosome 17, bColLiv1.pat.W.v2, whole genome shotgun sequence genome contains:
- the GAL3ST1 gene encoding galactosylceramide sulfotransferase isoform X2, with the translated sequence MLHHGKPWRSMCKGLILGTLLTSFMLLLYSYAIPPLQVSVTEFPVPSSCSSYPAPARVLTAANGSGSPSGRSCLPKQNIMFMKTHKTASSTILNILFRFGEKHHLRFAFPNGRNDFYYPSYFERSQVQHYRPGACFNIIGNHMRFHYEEVRKLLPADTTFVTVLRDPAYLFESSFHYFGRVIPLTWKLTGEDKLAEFLRDPWHYYDPNGFNAHYLQNLLFFDLGYDNNMNANSPLVEEHIQEIDRRFHLVMLLEYFDESLVLLKDLLCWQLEDVLYFKLNARKGSTVSHLTPELYEKATSWNLIDAKLYHYFNATFWRKVEAYGRERMAKDVAELRRENEKMKSICIDGGHAVDASAIQESSMQPWQPLGEKSILGYNLKKKINKKHRKLCRKMLTPEIQYLTDLGVNLWITKLWSRVRDFLKW
- the GAL3ST1 gene encoding galactosylceramide sulfotransferase isoform X1; the encoded protein is MGVQGWGGSRASALSSGSDPGRWALLAAPGSGCHCHGWRVPSSCRRGQPCCNAVAGVPELPVPPTSPACGERRRQVAGQVTRMLHHGKPWRSMCKGLILGTLLTSFMLLLYSYAIPPLQVSVTEFPVPSSCSSYPAPARVLTAANGSGSPSGRSCLPKQNIMFMKTHKTASSTILNILFRFGEKHHLRFAFPNGRNDFYYPSYFERSQVQHYRPGACFNIIGNHMRFHYEEVRKLLPADTTFVTVLRDPAYLFESSFHYFGRVIPLTWKLTGEDKLAEFLRDPWHYYDPNGFNAHYLQNLLFFDLGYDNNMNANSPLVEEHIQEIDRRFHLVMLLEYFDESLVLLKDLLCWQLEDVLYFKLNARKGSTVSHLTPELYEKATSWNLIDAKLYHYFNATFWRKVEAYGRERMAKDVAELRRENEKMKSICIDGGHAVDASAIQESSMQPWQPLGEKSILGYNLKKKINKKHRKLCRKMLTPEIQYLTDLGVNLWITKLWSRVRDFLKW